The sequence TGGGACGATGATTTCAGAGGACCTCGATCTCCAGCAGTTGACGGCCGAACTCAAGAACACGCTCGGCCCCGGTGAGCCCGTTGGCTACCTGCGCGGCAAGGCGCTCATGCGCGACGTGCTCGTGCACATGAAGAGCTTCTCGGAGCTCGAAGCCGAGGAGCTCATCGACACGCTGGAGCTCCGCGGCTTCCTGCGCTTCCTGGGCGATCCCTCCGAGCGTTCGGTGGCGGACGCCCACTGGGAAATCTCCCCGCACGCGTAGGGCGCGGGGCGGCGCCCCTCACCTCACTGGAAGGTCAACCACGCGAAGCGCGGCAGCGCGTGGAAGTCGCCGATGAAGAGCGGCGAGAAGGCCTGGCCTTCCACCGATTTGCGTCCGTGGTGCTCCAGCCGGTAGAGGTTGAAGCGCCAGCGGTCGCCCTTCCTGGGCGGTACGTGGGGCACCTCGGCCAGACGCGCGAAGGGAATCTGGAGCTCCACCGTCCACCCCTGGTCCCGGTCCGACGGGTCATCCAGCGTGCCGCGGACCTTCAGCGCCGTCTTCATGCCCGAGTCCCAGGAGCGGTCCATGCCCTGCCGCCGCGCGGGGAAGTACGCGTCGAAGATGACGTTGTGCGGGGACACCTGCAGCTCGTTGTACGTGCGCCCGTCCGCGTTGGCGTCGAGGAAGATTTCCACCACCTCCTGCTCGTAGATGGGGTCATCGCGGTTGCGCAGCGTGCCCCAGAGGTCCGGGTCCTCGACGTCGAAGGCCACGTACAGATTCGCGTCGTCGTAGACGAGGCGCGCCTCGGTGCGGAGCTGGGCGGGGCGTCCGTCGAAGCTGCCGCGCAGCACCACGGGCCGGGCGTCCTTCCACGCGGCATCGTCCAGCACGCCGTCGAGGGTGGGAGGCTTCACCGCGCGGGTGACGACATACTCGGGCAGCTCCGCGGCGGCGCCGTCACCGAGCTTCGGCCCGAGCATCCGCTGGGCGCCGTCATGGACGCGCGCATCGTCCACGGGAAGGCGCTCCTCGCCGCGCCAGAAGCCGAGCACCACGCGCGCGGGCACGCTCGGCATGGGCACGGAGTGGACGTCCTCGATGACCTTGCCCACGGGCCACGTCGCGAGCGGCGCCGCGCCGTCCTGGAACTCGTGGTCGGCGTTGAAGAGCATGCTCCCGCTGGAGGCATCCACCACGTGGACGAAGAAGCCGTAGCCCTGGGGCGGGGGACGCTGCGCATGGAAGTAGTGGGACAGGCGCACCTGCTCGCCGGGCGCGGCGCGCTCCGGCGTCACCTTGCTGCCCAGGTACACCACCGCGCCGCCCGCGAAGGTGGCGCCGCTGCGGAAGGTGAGGTCCGTGGGCGCGGCGTCAAGGCTGCGAGCCTGCGTGGGCGCGG comes from Pyxidicoccus trucidator and encodes:
- a CDS encoding carbohydrate-binding family 9-like protein, with the protein product MRLPSRVLLLLTLTCLAAACRDEQAGPPHRAPRLPAPTQARSLDAAPTDLTFRSGATFAGGAVVYLGSKVTPERAAPGEQVRLSHYFHAQRPPPQGYGFFVHVVDASSGSMLFNADHEFQDGAAPLATWPVGKVIEDVHSVPMPSVPARVVLGFWRGEERLPVDDARVHDGAQRMLGPKLGDGAAAELPEYVVTRAVKPPTLDGVLDDAAWKDARPVVLRGSFDGRPAQLRTEARLVYDDANLYVAFDVEDPDLWGTLRNRDDPIYEQEVVEIFLDANADGRTYNELQVSPHNVIFDAYFPARRQGMDRSWDSGMKTALKVRGTLDDPSDRDQGWTVELQIPFARLAEVPHVPPRKGDRWRFNLYRLEHHGRKSVEGQAFSPLFIGDFHALPRFAWLTFQ